One window of the Pseudarthrobacter sp. ATCC 49987 genome contains the following:
- a CDS encoding DNA-methyltransferase: protein MTDTVWAPDGSNLVVHADNAAYLPTLPDGAFTLIYVDPPFNTGRVQKRQETRMVLNAGGEGDRVGFKGRSYDTIKGALHKYDDAFSDYWTFLEPRLVEAWRLLADDGTLYLHLDYREVHYAKVMLDAIFGRECFLNEIIWAYDYGARAKYRWPTKHDNILVYVKNPTKYHFDSAEVDREPYMAPGLVTPAKRELGKLPTDVWWHTIVSPTGKEKTGYPTQKPEGLIRRVVAASSRPGDWCLDFFAGSGTLGAVAAKLDRKFVCVDQNEPAIDVMAKRLAPHASFSVFPGI, encoded by the coding sequence ATGACTGACACCGTCTGGGCGCCGGACGGCAGCAACCTGGTGGTACACGCGGACAACGCGGCGTACCTCCCGACGCTGCCGGACGGCGCCTTCACACTCATTTACGTGGACCCGCCGTTCAACACCGGCCGGGTCCAGAAGCGCCAGGAAACCAGGATGGTGCTCAATGCCGGCGGTGAGGGCGACCGGGTCGGGTTCAAAGGACGCTCCTATGACACGATCAAGGGCGCGCTGCACAAGTACGACGACGCGTTCAGCGACTACTGGACCTTCCTGGAGCCGCGGCTCGTCGAGGCATGGCGGCTGCTTGCCGATGACGGCACCCTGTACCTGCACCTGGACTACCGTGAGGTGCATTACGCGAAGGTCATGCTCGACGCCATCTTCGGCCGCGAGTGCTTCCTGAACGAGATCATCTGGGCGTATGACTATGGCGCCCGCGCCAAGTACCGCTGGCCCACCAAACACGACAACATCCTCGTGTACGTCAAGAACCCGACGAAGTACCACTTCGACAGCGCCGAAGTGGACCGGGAACCGTACATGGCGCCGGGACTCGTGACGCCGGCCAAACGCGAGCTTGGCAAGCTGCCCACCGACGTCTGGTGGCACACGATCGTCTCACCCACGGGCAAGGAGAAGACCGGCTACCCGACGCAGAAGCCCGAGGGGCTCATCCGTCGTGTGGTGGCCGCGTCCAGCCGCCCCGGCGACTGGTGCCTGGACTTCTTCGCGGGTTCGGGGACCCTGGGCGCCGTCGCCGCGAAGCTTGACCGGAAGTTCGTCTGCGTGGACCAGAACGAGCCGGCCATCGACGTCATGGCCAAACGGCTCGCCCCGCACGCCAGTTTTAGCGTTTTCCCGGGCATCTGA
- a CDS encoding DEAD/DEAH box helicase, whose protein sequence is MSELHTHQLLTDESGTETIEPEETIISDEKPHEIAEKTFADFNVRADIVESLADAGITHPFPIQAMTLPVALSGHDIIGQAKTGTGKTLGFGIPALQRVVGPDDAGYDQLPAPGAPQALVIVPTRELAVQVAGDLQNAARKRNARITTIYGGRAYEPQVESLQKGVEIVVGTPGRLIDLYKQKHLVLKNVKMVILDEADEMLDLGFLPDVETLIAGTPAVRQTLLFSATMPGPVVAMARRYMTKPTHIRAADPDDEGLTKRDIRQLIYRAHSMDKIEVVARILQARGRGRTIIFTKTKRTAAKVAEELVDRGFAAAAIHGDLGQGAREQALRAFRNNKVDVLVATDVAARGIDVDDVTHVINYQCVEDEKIYLHRVGRTGRAGNKGTAVTFVDWDDMPRWGLINKALGLSVPEPVETYSSSPHLFEELDIPEGTKGRLPRDKRVLAGVDAEVLEDLGETGKKNTRPSGRDGGSTGGRDNARSGGRDSGSTGGRGTGGRDGSHDSRRSGGAGTGGKDSARSGERRRRPAEAETTTGPAAEAPAKAAASAPTEVDRATRARRRTRTRRRNGEVVAGEAQAGAPASNTEA, encoded by the coding sequence GTGAGTGAATTGCACACGCACCAGCTTCTGACCGACGAATCCGGAACGGAAACGATCGAGCCGGAAGAGACCATCATCTCGGACGAGAAGCCGCACGAGATCGCCGAGAAGACCTTCGCCGACTTCAACGTCCGCGCCGACATCGTGGAGTCGCTGGCCGACGCCGGTATCACGCACCCCTTCCCGATCCAGGCCATGACCCTGCCGGTCGCCCTCAGCGGCCACGACATCATCGGCCAGGCCAAGACCGGCACCGGCAAAACCCTCGGCTTCGGCATCCCGGCGCTCCAGCGCGTCGTCGGACCGGACGACGCGGGCTATGACCAGCTCCCGGCCCCGGGCGCCCCGCAGGCCCTCGTGATCGTACCGACGCGCGAACTCGCCGTCCAGGTTGCCGGCGACCTGCAGAACGCCGCCCGCAAGCGCAACGCCCGCATCACCACGATCTACGGCGGCCGCGCTTACGAGCCGCAGGTTGAGTCGCTGCAGAAGGGCGTCGAGATTGTTGTCGGCACCCCCGGCCGCCTCATCGACCTCTACAAGCAGAAGCACCTCGTCCTGAAGAACGTCAAGATGGTCATCCTTGACGAGGCCGACGAAATGCTGGACCTCGGCTTCCTCCCGGACGTCGAAACCCTCATCGCGGGCACCCCCGCCGTCCGCCAGACGCTGCTGTTCTCGGCCACCATGCCCGGCCCGGTCGTGGCCATGGCCCGCCGCTACATGACCAAGCCGACCCACATCCGCGCCGCCGACCCGGACGACGAGGGCCTGACCAAGCGCGACATCCGCCAGCTGATCTACCGTGCCCACAGCATGGACAAGATCGAGGTTGTCGCCCGCATCCTGCAGGCCCGCGGCCGCGGCCGCACCATCATCTTCACCAAGACCAAGCGCACCGCCGCCAAGGTGGCCGAGGAACTCGTGGACCGCGGCTTCGCCGCCGCCGCCATCCACGGCGACCTTGGCCAGGGCGCCCGCGAGCAGGCGCTCCGCGCCTTCCGCAACAACAAGGTGGATGTCCTCGTCGCCACCGACGTCGCCGCCCGCGGCATCGACGTTGACGACGTCACGCACGTCATCAACTACCAGTGCGTTGAAGACGAGAAGATCTACCTGCACCGGGTGGGCCGCACGGGCCGCGCCGGCAACAAGGGCACGGCCGTGACCTTCGTCGACTGGGACGACATGCCCCGCTGGGGCCTGATCAACAAGGCCCTGGGCCTGAGCGTCCCCGAGCCCGTGGAAACCTACTCCTCCTCCCCGCACCTCTTCGAGGAACTCGACATCCCCGAAGGCACCAAGGGCCGGCTGCCCCGCGACAAGCGTGTGCTGGCCGGCGTCGACGCCGAGGTCCTTGAGGACCTGGGCGAGACCGGCAAGAAGAACACCCGCCCCAGCGGACGGGACGGCGGCAGCACAGGCGGCCGCGACAATGCCCGCAGCGGTGGCCGGGACAGTGGCAGCACCGGGGGCCGCGGCACCGGCGGCCGCGACGGCAGCCACGATTCCCGCCGCAGCGGCGGAGCCGGCACCGGCGGCAAAGACAGCGCACGCTCGGGTGAGCGCCGTCGTCGTCCCGCCGAGGCTGAAACTACCACCGGCCCCGCGGCCGAGGCTCCGGCCAAGGCCGCCGCCAGCGCGCCCACCGAGGTCGACCGCGCCACCCGCGCACGCCGCCGCACCCGCACCCGCCGCCGCAACGGCGAAGTGGTGGCAGGCGAGGCACAGGCCGGGGCCCCGGCCAGCAACACCGAGGCCTAA
- a CDS encoding RNB domain-containing ribonuclease: MSHHRLTPNIHQQKNQLAQALNALRTTLELPGPFPEDALREAKEAVAGHELPELDFTHIEFVTIDPASSTDLDQALFIDRAGAGYKVFYAIADVPSFVVPGGALDAETRRRGQTYYTPDGRIPLHPEVISEEAGSLLAGQRCAAFVWEFELDDAAEVSAVLVRRATVRSRAKLSYQGVQAELDAGTAAPVLQLLREVGMKRVELERLRGGASLNMPEQEIEQLPDGGYRIVAAPPLPVEDWNAQISLMTGMAAAGIMLEGKVGILRTMPAPDEASLSHFHRQTRALGKPWDGEMSYGEYLRTLDPMDPQQLAIVHSAGMLFRGAGYTPFDGTVPGAAIQAAIGAAYAHSTAPLRRLVDRFVLVICEALSNGTAVPAWAREALPSLPSIMAGSDQLAARLERLSLDTVEAALLVNHVGQEFDAVVISGSKPARNGKTGNGKSANGKTGNGTNGNGAAGTKPGNGSVPSGIVQIAEPAVTARCPGELEPGSQVRVRIVSANITTREVRLELVG; this comes from the coding sequence GTGTCCCATCATCGCTTGACCCCGAATATCCACCAGCAGAAGAACCAACTTGCCCAGGCCCTCAACGCGCTGCGCACCACGCTGGAACTGCCGGGCCCGTTCCCCGAGGACGCCCTGCGGGAGGCCAAGGAGGCCGTCGCCGGGCACGAGCTGCCGGAGCTTGATTTCACCCACATTGAGTTTGTGACCATCGATCCCGCGTCCTCCACCGACCTGGACCAGGCCCTCTTCATCGACCGTGCCGGCGCGGGCTATAAGGTCTTTTACGCGATCGCCGACGTCCCGTCCTTTGTCGTCCCCGGCGGGGCGCTCGACGCCGAAACCCGCCGCCGCGGCCAGACCTACTACACCCCGGACGGCCGGATTCCGCTGCATCCGGAAGTCATCAGCGAAGAAGCCGGAAGCCTCCTGGCCGGGCAGCGGTGTGCCGCGTTTGTGTGGGAATTCGAGCTCGACGACGCCGCCGAGGTGTCCGCGGTGCTGGTCCGCCGCGCCACCGTCCGGAGCCGGGCGAAGCTCAGTTACCAGGGGGTGCAGGCCGAGCTCGACGCCGGCACGGCCGCTCCTGTGCTGCAGCTGCTCAGGGAAGTCGGGATGAAGCGGGTGGAGCTGGAACGGCTCCGCGGCGGCGCGAGCCTGAATATGCCGGAACAGGAAATCGAGCAGCTGCCCGACGGCGGCTACCGGATTGTCGCTGCCCCGCCGCTGCCCGTGGAGGACTGGAACGCCCAGATTTCGCTGATGACCGGGATGGCCGCCGCGGGGATCATGCTGGAGGGCAAGGTCGGCATCCTGCGCACCATGCCGGCGCCGGATGAAGCCTCGCTGTCGCATTTCCACCGCCAGACCCGAGCCCTGGGCAAGCCCTGGGACGGCGAAATGAGTTACGGCGAATACCTGCGCACCCTTGATCCCATGGACCCGCAGCAGCTGGCGATCGTGCATTCGGCCGGCATGCTGTTCCGCGGCGCAGGCTACACGCCCTTCGACGGAACTGTGCCCGGGGCCGCCATCCAGGCAGCCATCGGTGCCGCCTACGCCCACTCCACCGCCCCGCTGCGCCGCCTGGTCGACCGTTTTGTCCTGGTCATCTGCGAGGCCCTCAGCAACGGCACGGCTGTCCCTGCCTGGGCCCGCGAGGCCCTGCCGTCCCTGCCCTCGATCATGGCGGGCTCCGACCAGCTGGCCGCCAGGCTGGAGCGGCTCTCGCTCGACACCGTCGAGGCGGCGCTGCTGGTCAACCACGTCGGCCAGGAGTTCGACGCCGTCGTGATCTCCGGTTCCAAGCCGGCCCGCAATGGGAAGACCGGCAACGGGAAAAGTGCGAATGGCAAGACCGGCAACGGAACGAACGGGAACGGAGCCGCCGGCACCAAACCGGGCAACGGAAGCGTTCCCTCCGGGATCGTGCAGATCGCCGAGCCTGCGGTGACTGCCCGGTGCCCCGGCGAACTGGAACCCGGCAGCCAGGTCCGGGTCCGGATTGTGTCCGCCAACATCACCACCCGCGAGGTCCGGCTGGAGCTGGTGGGCTGA
- a CDS encoding ferritin-like fold-containing protein: MSTSPADPARYNTFLRDLLGVMAYGELSAFERLSSDARYSPTLHDRAVLARIAVTEFQHYELVSAKLDAMGLDPEAAMVPFQPSVDHFHERTRPADWYESLMKAYVIDTVSADFYRAISRYVDASTRALVEQIQADGEATAVLRDRLRTALADDPRLASRLALWARRLLGEALTQARRVSFEHAFVGGLIGADEEQSKELVRELMRELAANHSRRMTQLGLAG, from the coding sequence ATGAGCACATCCCCGGCCGATCCCGCCCGTTACAACACCTTCCTGAGGGATCTGCTCGGCGTGATGGCTTACGGTGAGCTTTCCGCCTTCGAACGGCTCTCCTCCGATGCCCGGTATTCACCCACCCTGCACGACCGTGCGGTGCTGGCCCGGATCGCCGTGACCGAGTTCCAGCACTACGAACTCGTGAGCGCCAAACTCGACGCCATGGGCCTTGACCCGGAAGCTGCCATGGTTCCGTTTCAGCCGTCCGTGGACCACTTCCACGAACGCACGCGTCCGGCGGACTGGTACGAATCCCTCATGAAGGCGTATGTGATCGACACCGTCTCCGCCGATTTCTACCGCGCCATTTCCCGCTACGTCGACGCCTCGACCCGTGCCCTGGTGGAGCAGATCCAGGCCGACGGGGAGGCCACCGCCGTGCTGCGGGACCGGCTCAGGACGGCCCTGGCCGACGACCCGCGGCTGGCATCGCGGCTGGCGCTGTGGGCGAGGCGGCTGCTCGGCGAGGCCCTGACCCAGGCCCGGCGCGTGAGTTTCGAACATGCCTTCGTGGGCGGACTGATCGGCGCGGACGAGGAGCAGTCGAAGGAACTTGTCCGCGAGCTGATGCGGGAACTGGCGGCGAACCACTCACGCCGGATGACGCAGCTCGGCCTGGCCGGCTGA
- a CDS encoding thiamine phosphate synthase — protein MSQDAVHTTARLYLCTDARRDRGDFADFVDAAFAGGVDIIQLRDKTLEAAEELELLEVLHQAAHRHGRLWAVNDRADLASLSGAPVFHIGQKDIPLGAARDFLGKDTVIGLSTHSPEQVDAAIAAAPGRNGLDYFCVGPVWATPTKPGRAAVGLELVRYAADAIRRAAHSAGGKVAGKVAGKVAGKVAGVVPWFAIGGIDLGNVEQVVAAGAHRIVVVRAITEADDPADAARALLAALDAADS, from the coding sequence ATGAGCCAGGATGCCGTCCACACCACCGCCCGCCTTTACCTTTGCACCGACGCCCGCCGGGACCGCGGCGACTTTGCGGACTTCGTGGACGCTGCATTTGCCGGCGGCGTGGACATCATCCAGCTGCGCGACAAGACGCTGGAGGCTGCCGAGGAGCTGGAACTGCTGGAGGTCCTGCATCAGGCAGCCCACCGCCACGGCCGGCTGTGGGCCGTCAACGACCGGGCGGACCTCGCCTCGCTGTCCGGGGCTCCGGTGTTCCACATCGGGCAAAAGGACATCCCCCTCGGGGCGGCCCGGGACTTCCTCGGCAAGGACACCGTGATCGGTTTGTCCACCCACAGCCCGGAGCAGGTGGACGCAGCCATTGCCGCCGCCCCCGGCCGCAACGGCCTGGACTACTTCTGTGTCGGGCCGGTGTGGGCCACCCCCACGAAGCCGGGGCGAGCCGCCGTCGGACTCGAACTGGTGCGTTACGCGGCGGACGCGATCCGCCGGGCGGCACATAGCGCCGGGGGCAAGGTCGCGGGCAAGGTCGCGGGCAAGGTCGCGGGCAAGGTCGCGGGCGTGGTGCCCTGGTTCGCGATCGGCGGCATCGACCTTGGAAATGTGGAGCAGGTGGTGGCGGCGGGCGCACACAGGATCGTGGTGGTCCGCGCCATCACCGAGGCCGACGATCCCGCGGACGCCGCCCGGGCCCTGCTCGCCGCACTCGACGCCGCGGACAGCTGA
- a CDS encoding FAD-dependent oxidoreductase — MGSRLVPATASVTDAAAAAAADNTKTPKCYDVAVIGGGVVGHGIAWAARRSGRSVALIDDAPGSGASWAAAGMLAPVSELHYQEEALLELMLESSRLWPAFAAGLDGAAAEDPRDGGSGTGYLTTPTLAVGADAADRRALADLRTVQQAAGLAVEPLIVRAARIREPLLSPGISCAFDIPADHQVDPRRLLARIGELLAADGRCDTIARRAAGLLWEDGRVAGASLAGGGSVRATETIVANGLGAAALEGLPAGLRLPLRPVHGDILRLRVPEKLRPLLTSTVRGLVRGVPVYIVPRQDGTVVIGATQREDALGEDLRDAAPPAAPTAGTPAGAAVSAGGVYQLLRDAQQLVPAVAELELLEATARARPGTPDNAPLLGRVAEPGSSAGIAGLIIATGFFRHGILLTPAAAEICRGLLDGVADPRWAHFRPDRFSTGTQSAGPAADGPHTTFPRNTNTRNTNPEHNKETV; from the coding sequence ATGGGCAGCAGACTCGTCCCAGCCACGGCCTCAGTCACCGATGCGGCGGCCGCGGCCGCCGCGGATAACACCAAAACCCCCAAATGTTACGACGTTGCTGTGATTGGCGGCGGCGTTGTCGGCCACGGGATCGCCTGGGCGGCGCGGCGCTCGGGCCGTTCGGTGGCCCTGATTGACGACGCCCCCGGGAGCGGCGCCAGCTGGGCCGCCGCGGGCATGCTTGCCCCGGTGAGTGAACTCCACTACCAGGAGGAAGCCCTCCTGGAACTCATGCTTGAATCCTCCCGGCTCTGGCCGGCCTTCGCCGCCGGACTGGACGGTGCGGCCGCGGAAGACCCGCGAGACGGCGGCTCCGGGACGGGATACCTCACGACGCCGACCCTCGCCGTGGGTGCCGACGCCGCCGACCGCCGGGCGCTCGCGGACCTGCGCACCGTCCAGCAGGCTGCCGGCCTCGCCGTCGAACCGCTGATCGTCCGTGCGGCGCGCATCCGTGAACCCCTGCTGAGCCCGGGCATCTCCTGCGCCTTCGACATTCCCGCCGACCACCAGGTGGACCCCCGCCGTCTGCTCGCCCGGATCGGGGAACTGCTGGCCGCGGACGGCCGCTGCGACACCATCGCCCGGCGCGCTGCCGGGCTGCTCTGGGAGGACGGGCGGGTGGCTGGCGCCAGCCTCGCCGGCGGCGGTTCTGTCCGGGCCACGGAAACCATTGTGGCCAACGGCCTCGGCGCCGCCGCGCTTGAGGGACTGCCGGCGGGGCTCCGGCTGCCGCTGCGGCCGGTCCACGGTGACATCCTCCGGCTCCGGGTGCCGGAGAAACTGCGCCCGCTGCTCACCTCCACGGTGCGCGGACTGGTGCGCGGGGTGCCCGTCTACATCGTCCCCCGGCAGGACGGCACGGTGGTGATCGGTGCCACCCAGCGGGAGGACGCCCTCGGTGAAGACCTCCGGGACGCTGCCCCGCCGGCCGCCCCGACAGCCGGCACGCCGGCCGGTGCCGCTGTGTCCGCCGGCGGCGTCTACCAGCTGCTGCGCGATGCGCAGCAGCTGGTCCCCGCCGTCGCCGAACTGGAATTGCTCGAGGCCACCGCCCGGGCCCGGCCGGGGACCCCGGACAACGCGCCGCTGCTGGGCCGGGTGGCGGAACCGGGAAGTTCGGCAGGCATCGCGGGCCTGATCATCGCCACCGGCTTCTTCCGGCACGGAATCCTGCTCACGCCCGCCGCCGCAGAGATCTGCCGCGGACTGCTGGACGGCGTCGCGGATCCCCGCTGGGCCCACTTCCGGCCCGACAGATTCAGCACCGGCACACAGTCCGCCGGACCTGCTGCCGACGGTCCGCACACCACATTCCCCCGGAACACCAACACCCGGAACACCAACCCTGAGCACAACAAGGAAACGGTATGA
- the thiS gene encoding sulfur carrier protein ThiS, with translation MNITLNGTGHWLPDGASVSTLVSQVTGRTLAPNGQSEDGGKLGVAVARNAEVVPRSQWHGTALADGDDIELVTAVQGG, from the coding sequence ATGAACATCACCCTGAACGGAACCGGGCACTGGCTCCCCGACGGCGCCTCGGTCAGCACCCTCGTCAGCCAGGTCACCGGGCGGACCCTGGCCCCCAACGGCCAGTCTGAGGACGGCGGCAAACTCGGCGTCGCCGTGGCCCGCAACGCCGAGGTGGTCCCGCGCAGCCAATGGCACGGCACCGCGCTCGCCGACGGCGACGACATCGAGCTGGTAACGGCGGTACAGGGAGGATGA
- a CDS encoding thiazole synthase, giving the protein MEDTTLAAAPGASVPGASAAAADPFTVDGVQLGSRLIMGTGGAPSLDGLGAALLASGTELTTVAMRRYSPAESGSLFQLLLEHNIRVLPNTAGCFTARDAVLTAELAREALETDWVKLEVIADEHTLLPDAVELVDATEQLVGRGFKVFAYTNDDPVLALRLENLGAAAVMPLGAPIGTGLGILNPHNIELIVSRASVPVVLDAGIGTASDAALAMELGCDAVLLATAVTRAQNPVLMGEAFRHAVIAGRLAKRAGRIPRREHALASSAMEGRAEFL; this is encoded by the coding sequence ATGGAGGACACCACACTGGCAGCGGCGCCCGGAGCCTCAGTGCCCGGAGCGTCAGCGGCCGCCGCGGATCCGTTCACGGTGGACGGCGTGCAGCTGGGGTCGCGGCTCATCATGGGCACGGGCGGGGCCCCGAGCCTGGACGGACTGGGGGCTGCACTGCTGGCCTCGGGCACCGAACTGACCACCGTCGCGATGCGGCGCTATTCGCCGGCGGAGTCCGGGTCGCTGTTTCAGCTGCTGCTGGAGCACAACATCCGGGTGCTGCCCAACACGGCGGGCTGTTTCACCGCCAGGGACGCCGTGCTGACGGCCGAACTGGCCCGCGAAGCCCTCGAAACGGACTGGGTCAAGCTCGAGGTCATCGCGGACGAGCACACCCTGCTGCCGGACGCTGTGGAACTGGTCGACGCCACCGAACAGCTGGTGGGCCGCGGGTTCAAGGTGTTCGCGTACACCAACGACGACCCGGTGCTGGCGCTGCGGCTGGAAAACCTCGGCGCCGCTGCTGTCATGCCCCTGGGCGCGCCGATCGGCACCGGCCTGGGCATCCTGAATCCGCACAACATCGAACTGATCGTCTCGCGGGCTTCCGTGCCCGTGGTCCTGGACGCCGGGATCGGCACGGCCTCCGACGCGGCCCTGGCCATGGAACTTGGCTGCGACGCCGTGCTGCTGGCCACGGCCGTGACCCGGGCCCAGAACCCGGTGCTGATGGGGGAGGCCTTCAGGCACGCGGTGATCGCCGGTAGGCTGGCAAAAAGGGCCGGCAGGATCCCGCGCCGGGAGCACGCGCTGGCGTCCTCGGCCATGGAGGGCCGGGCCGAATTCCTTTAG
- a CDS encoding 4a-hydroxytetrahydrobiopterin dehydratase has translation MAAADDVLTEAQIDEALAELPGWRCRSGGLVTVCKAPTAAAALELIAAVGRLAEEQNHHPDLDWRYRRVFLRYSSHDAGDRVTRRDVAAAAAAGAAAAGIGATAEPPPQ, from the coding sequence ATGGCAGCCGCAGATGATGTCCTCACCGAGGCCCAAATTGACGAGGCCCTGGCGGAACTGCCCGGCTGGAGATGCCGGTCCGGTGGACTCGTCACGGTCTGCAAAGCCCCGACAGCCGCCGCAGCGCTGGAACTGATCGCCGCCGTCGGACGCCTGGCGGAAGAGCAGAACCACCACCCGGACCTGGACTGGCGCTACCGGAGGGTCTTCCTGCGGTACAGCTCGCACGACGCCGGGGACAGGGTCACGCGGCGGGACGTCGCGGCCGCTGCAGCCGCCGGTGCGGCAGCCGCCGGGATCGGCGCCACCGCGGAACCTCCGCCTCAGTAG
- a CDS encoding DUF3107 domain-containing protein: protein MEVKIGIQNIGREIVLESSQEADAVAKVVGEAIAKGTELRLTDEKGRQIIIPANVLGYVEIGAEEVRRVGFGAL from the coding sequence GTGGAAGTAAAGATCGGCATTCAGAACATCGGCCGCGAAATTGTCCTGGAATCGTCCCAGGAGGCCGACGCCGTGGCCAAGGTGGTCGGCGAGGCCATCGCGAAGGGCACGGAGCTGCGGCTAACGGACGAAAAAGGCCGCCAGATCATCATTCCCGCCAACGTCCTGGGCTATGTCGAAATCGGCGCCGAGGAAGTACGCCGCGTCGGTTTCGGCGCGCTCTAA
- a CDS encoding TetR/AcrR family transcriptional regulator → MVHQAPVERGHAGKSPDVPARSGQRSARLPRDERRAQLLAAAQEVFVANGYHGAAMDEIAETAHVSKPVLYQHFPSKRELYLALLDSQLSKLIGLLLGALNSTTDNDERVQAVMRAYFRFIASDDQAHRLVFESDLVNDADVSARLEAFNKTFADAVARVIAEDTKLPELESQLLGRGLAGMAQVSARYWLETDGNLDLDVASDLIYRLAWRGISRFPKET, encoded by the coding sequence GTGGTTCATCAGGCACCGGTTGAGCGGGGTCATGCCGGAAAGTCACCGGACGTCCCGGCACGAAGCGGACAACGATCGGCGCGGCTTCCCCGCGATGAACGCCGGGCGCAGCTGCTGGCGGCCGCCCAGGAAGTCTTCGTTGCCAACGGCTACCACGGCGCCGCGATGGACGAAATCGCCGAGACCGCACACGTCAGCAAGCCCGTGCTGTACCAGCACTTCCCGTCCAAACGCGAGCTGTACCTGGCCCTGCTGGACAGCCAGCTGAGCAAACTGATCGGGCTGCTGCTGGGGGCCCTCAACTCAACGACGGACAACGATGAGCGAGTCCAGGCTGTCATGCGGGCCTACTTCCGCTTCATCGCCAGCGACGACCAGGCCCACCGCCTCGTCTTCGAGTCCGACCTCGTCAATGACGCCGACGTCAGCGCCCGGCTGGAAGCGTTCAACAAGACCTTCGCCGATGCCGTCGCCCGTGTCATCGCAGAGGACACCAAGCTGCCCGAGCTGGAGTCCCAGTTGCTGGGCCGCGGTCTCGCCGGAATGGCGCAGGTCAGCGCCCGGTACTGGCTCGAAACCGACGGCAATCTTGACCTCGATGTGGCGAGCGATCTGATCTACCGTTTAGCTTGGCGCGGAATCTCCCGCTTCCCCAAGGAAACCTAG
- the moeB gene encoding molybdopterin-synthase adenylyltransferase MoeB: protein MASKFTPNAASAGTEKVSGTPGPLVEPADGLSPDEVERYSRHLIIPEIGAIGQRRLKNARVLVIGAGGLGSPALLYLAAAGVGTLGIVDDDTVDLSNLQRQVIHGVADVGRPKIESARDAIAALNPLVEVRLHNVRLDASNALELFAGYDLVLDGADNFATRYLVNDAAAILGKPYIWGSIFRFDGQVSVFWEQFGPTYRDLYPEAPPAGSVPSCGEGGVFGMLCAAVGSLMVTEAVKLITGVGRSLLGRVALFDALGGSWREIKVSRDPEAERITELTDYEAFCGITPASDAGTEHTVTATQLATMLASRTAGLKDFQLVDVRETGEYEIVRIDGAVLIPQGRILAGEAWQELPQDMDIVFHCKAGTRSAAVLAAARAAGYERVSHLDGGILAWVRDVEPGKPVY from the coding sequence ATGGCTTCCAAGTTCACTCCCAATGCAGCGTCCGCAGGCACGGAAAAGGTATCCGGAACGCCAGGTCCGCTGGTGGAACCGGCCGACGGCCTGAGCCCGGACGAGGTGGAACGCTACTCCCGGCACCTGATCATTCCGGAAATCGGCGCAATCGGTCAGCGCCGCCTGAAGAACGCCAGGGTCCTCGTGATCGGCGCCGGCGGCCTGGGCTCGCCCGCGCTGCTCTATCTGGCCGCCGCGGGCGTCGGCACCCTGGGAATCGTCGACGACGACACCGTGGACCTGAGCAACCTTCAGCGCCAGGTGATCCACGGCGTGGCGGATGTGGGCCGGCCCAAGATCGAGTCCGCCCGCGACGCCATTGCCGCCCTGAATCCGCTCGTGGAGGTCCGGCTGCACAATGTCCGGCTTGACGCCTCCAACGCCCTGGAACTCTTTGCCGGCTACGACCTCGTCCTCGACGGCGCCGACAACTTCGCCACCCGCTACCTCGTTAATGACGCCGCGGCGATCCTCGGCAAGCCCTACATCTGGGGTTCGATCTTCCGCTTCGACGGGCAGGTCAGCGTCTTCTGGGAGCAGTTCGGCCCCACGTACCGGGACCTGTATCCCGAGGCGCCGCCCGCGGGTTCCGTGCCGTCCTGCGGCGAGGGCGGCGTGTTCGGCATGCTCTGCGCCGCCGTCGGTTCGCTCATGGTGACGGAGGCCGTCAAGCTCATCACCGGCGTCGGGCGTTCCCTCTTGGGCCGGGTGGCGCTCTTCGACGCACTGGGCGGGTCTTGGCGCGAAATCAAGGTCTCCCGTGATCCCGAGGCGGAGCGGATCACAGAACTGACCGACTACGAGGCTTTTTGCGGCATCACCCCCGCCTCCGACGCGGGCACCGAACATACCGTGACCGCCACGCAGCTGGCGACCATGCTGGCCTCCCGGACGGCCGGGCTCAAGGATTTCCAGCTGGTGGATGTGCGGGAGACAGGGGAATACGAGATCGTCCGGATCGACGGGGCGGTGCTGATCCCGCAGGGCCGGATCCTGGCCGGCGAGGCCTGGCAGGAGCTGCCGCAGGACATGGACATCGTGTTCCACTGCAAGGCCGGGACCCGGTCCGCGGCCGTTCTCGCCGCTGCCCGGGCCGCCGGCTATGAGCGCGTCAGCCACCTCGACGGCGGAATCCTGGCCTGGGTGCGCGACGTAGAGCCCGGAAAACCGGTCTACTGA